Within the Hermetia illucens chromosome 6, iHerIll2.2.curated.20191125, whole genome shotgun sequence genome, the region CTACATTTagacgatattattttttttttaatcgatccactaaatataaaatttcttttgagacgCCTTGTATAAGCTGGTTGCCTATCGATTACCCTGTTCCATGGAAGCAGTTTAGATGGAACAAATCGTGCAGAACCTTTTTCCTGTCTACTTCATCTGAGCTGACGTTGCCGGTGCGAGGGTGAGCACTCaggaatgcccactcttcactgcaagGGAACTAGAGGAACCGGTTctgtccatgaaggacaaaatAGCACCAGAACCAGATGGAGTTCCCAGCAAAGTACTGAAACTTGGATGCAAGTATAAGCCGggcttgcggatattgaaggactatttaaaggaccgtgccTTGCTCTACGAGATTCGGGAAGGACAGGGCAAAATGAAGATCACATAGGGAACGGCTCAGGATTCTATCTTTTGTCCGGcctttggaacgccttatacgatagtTTTCTAAgactcgagatgcctgatgaatcgcatctagtCGGATACGCAGAAAGTCGAAGCGCCACCGCCCTGATCTTTTGATGGAAGGTTGTCAAGTGTCTCCGGGCAAAATAATTGAGATCATGCTGCAGAGCGAGGGCACGTGGAACCAAGTGACACGTTAGACTCAAGGCATATTTGAGGCTACAAGGAGAATAGGATAGGAGAATGCCAGAGTAGCGGAGGCTCTCTGAACTACGAGTTTGCGCTCCTACACTGAATAGACCTGCCCtgcttttccttcctttccccgaaaaaaaaaacgaaaatgatgGAAGCTGacttttacttttacttttaccCCCAGGCGTTTACTCTTAGCATATTGGATAGGGGTAGATTTGATCCAAACGGTAACAAATGAAGTCATAAATTGAGGTTCCTGGAcaaaacaaccaaaatattagaACGCCCATGACTCGCGGCACTTGCTATGTATTGTTCACAATTTCAAACACCAAAActaatttacaaaaaattgtattttatttttatgattaATATTTACTTACAATTTACAATAGCATAGCtatttacattttattattGATCATAAATTCCTTAGAAATTCACTCTAAGAATTTGATTTGCCCAGTTGTTAAATTGGCCACGAAAAAAATCCTGCATCAAGCAGACATTTCTATCCCCCACCAGCCACTAAATCGATTATATGGCCACGTAAAATGAATCGCGAGTTTACGAGCAACCCAAGATAACAAATAGGCAAATCTATTGCAAGAATACAAACGAGCGTAATAATCAGCGCAACAACATACCAGAATTTCTCTTGACAGTCATTTCAacgaaaaatcacaaaaacaaaaatgaaaattgttcaaGTCTTTCAGGAGAATACAAAATAAAGTCACTTAAATGTAATCAAAGATGAAAAGTGTCTCAAAGAATTTATCCCAAGATTTCTGTTGGTTTTCAATACTTAAATTCGTcttcttattatttatttttgaattcatTATTGTGAGTGCTTACAGTCATAAATATCATTAGAAGTGTCGAAAAATGGTTCTAGCTTTGTGATTGTAAAATGCAACTGAAATGGGAATCGAAAGGAAATGATAATTTCACGAAAAAATTCATAGCATCTGCAACTAGGGAGGGCAACGGCGGTCGAGTCGGGGGAATTATTTGGTATGTACGACAGGCGAAAGGCGGGGACACCTCTCCGAGGGGACactaaattcaattcaattgataTTTGGGCCCAGCTAATATTTGATTGTCTAATTTTCAGATGAGATCGACAGTGAGAATGATGCCAGATAAAGTATGTGTTTGACTAAGAGTAACGAGTGATAATTCAAGTTCGAATTTGATAGAGAACAAATGACTCGTCCGACCACCGTTGCTATTTCGTTTTTCTATTAAAATAATTGCCatcgaattttctttttccatttttttgcttATCCGTTTTAAAGCTATTTACAAACTCCACAGAGACTCTCTGAATTTCCGATACCGTCACGTCTCACAGGGTTCCTATACTATATTTACATAGTACACGATTCTctctaaatattataaataaatagaaaCTAATTAAAATGGAACTTAAACTGGAACGGTGATCCATGCTGGAAGTGCTGAAAGGGATTGCCGCCACGGAAGCCATGCTGATTGCCCTCAGGGTCGAGGGGATCCTCGCCATTGTCAAACTGTTGCCGTTTCTCAGGATCCGTTAGAACTTCCTTAGCGGCTGCAATATCAATAAATTTCTTCTCAGCGATTTTCTTCTCGTCTCCTTGAAAGTTATCCGGATGCCATTTTTGTGCGGCTTTTCGATATGCTTTCACGATTTCTTGTTTGGTTGCTGTTCGTTTCACATTTAGAATTTTATAGTAATCTCTTCGTTCGGATTGCTTTTGAAGGCGTTTCGCTTTTTCGATTCCTTCCTTGGCACGATGAAGTGTTTCGTCGATATCTAAGGCCGCTTGGTAGTCGTGAATGGCGTCATCAAACATATCTGTGCCCAGGAAAGCCTCAGCACGATCACAGTATACGTTAGGGTCCTTTTCGATTTCCAAGGCTTCCCTACATCTCGAAACGGCTAGTGTGTATTGCTCGTCTTTCGTGTAGCAAGAACACAATAGCTGCTTTGCTccgaaaattatcatttctaTATCTTTTTCTAATTTTAATACCTTTTCAGCGGATTCAATACAATCAGTGTAGCGTTTCTCTTCTAATGAGTTTTGTGCTTCCGAAAGGGCCTTCTCGACCTTTTTCAGTTTCTTATAAAATGGAAAACAGTCTTTGTGCTCTGGATCAAGTTTCAAACATTCTCGGATTTCCTTCAGAGAATCAGTCGCGTGTCCTAATTCGTAAAGGAGTACAGCTAGCTTATAATAACCAGTGGTACTGTCTTGAGAGAGGCGATTTACCGATCGCATGTCTGAAACAGCTGCCAACGAGTCGCCGTTCTTTACATGGCATTTTGCACGGGTTTCTCTATACAACGCTGACCATGGCGAAATTTCTAGTAATTGTGTTAGCAGGATTATTGCAGTGCTGTAATCCCCGCGCGAAATCACATCCTGAACATCTCGCCATTGTTGTCGAGCGGGCTGTATTCTGTGGTACTGATAGCCAATTTCCTCGTTGTAAGGATCCTCATCGAGCTGTAGACAATCATTTATACTAAATTAGTCAAGAACTAGGTAAATGCAAATTAACCGAAATTCTATTCTGAATTCGTACATTGAGATACAAATGAAACGTGTAAAACTCTCAACCTACCACATCGCGAAAATCTAACTCGGCATGATCGTAATCTCCCATTTTCATGTAAACGGACGCCCTATGAACTCGAGCGGCCATGAAATCGGGTTTCAACTCTAATACTCGTGTGAAGTCATTTAGCGCGAATCGCGCTTTGCCTAATGCTAAATATACAGTTCCTCGCTTGAAGAATGTCAGATAGTTGGTTGGATCCCCCTctgtgaaaaaataaaatatgatttGAATTTTCAGACACATCTCAACGTTGCGTTGATCTATTTTTATAAATATCAAATTTTACGCATGAATAAAATGGGCAGCGTTGCTATTCAATGAATGACTGGATTTTGAACAAGCGTGGGGGAGACTTACCTACGGCTGCGTGATAATGCGATAATGCATCTGATAATTGGCCTCTTGCTAGTAATTCACGTCCTAATTCTAAGTGATTTTCGATTTCAGATCGTGATGCGGTTTCAGCTCCTGGAAATATAATGAAAGGGAAACATTAGCGGATTTAGATTGTGCAAGTTGATGTTTCAAGTATTCTCGATTATTTATAGCTGAATAGAGAGTAAAATTAATATTGTAGAATATTCTCCATCGTACATTTTTAAACGAGTTTTTCTTAAACTCCATGAGTAATCCATGTCATTGGTTATTCCtgtttttttaatataaaaagtaaattatGCGGGGGTCATCATATACAAAGATATTTCGCTGAAATCAATGCATAGTTAACTTAGTTGGTCAAAAGATATCGCTACGATTTCAAAAATAAACATTTGATCAAATCAGTCGTTGCAGTAAACAACTACGCATTCATTTGAATAAGAAAACCTTCAGTGGTCCGAAATC harbors:
- the LOC119659113 gene encoding dnaJ homolog subfamily C member 3; its protein translation is MTLRASEFMQLGEKKLAACLVLLLIELFMEGAETASRSEIENHLELGRELLARGQLSDALSHYHAAVEGDPTNYLTFFKRGTVYLALGKARFALNDFTRVLELKPDFMAARVHRASVYMKMGDYDHAELDFRDVLDEDPYNEEIGYQYHRIQPARQQWRDVQDVISRGDYSTAIILLTQLLEISPWSALYRETRAKCHVKNGDSLAAVSDMRSVNRLSQDSTTGYYKLAVLLYELGHATDSLKEIRECLKLDPEHKDCFPFYKKLKKVEKALSEAQNSLEEKRYTDCIESAEKVLKLEKDIEMIIFGAKQLLCSCYTKDEQYTLAVSRCREALEIEKDPNVYCDRAEAFLGTDMFDDAIHDYQAALDIDETLHRAKEGIEKAKRLQKQSERRDYYKILNVKRTATKQEIVKAYRKAAQKWHPDNFQGDEKKIAEKKFIDIAAAKEVLTDPEKRQQFDNGEDPLDPEGNQHGFRGGNPFQHFQHGSPFQFKFHFN